TGACCCTCCGGCTGGCGTCAACAGCAAGGCGAAGCCGTTGCTGTTGCCGGCTCTGGACAAGATTCAGAAGATAGATGACAGCACAGTCGAGCTGCGCCTGAAGTTCCCCCTGGCCCCCACGCTGGCGGCGCTGACTGTGGACTCCAGCGTCATCTATTCGAAGAAGCTCGTCCAGGCCAAGGGCGACATGAAGACCGACATCATGGGGACCGGCCCCTTTAAGATGGAGTCCTACACCCCGTCCGTCGGCGCGGAGTTGGTGAAGTTCTCCGACTTTTACATCAAGGGGATGCCTTATCTGGACAGGATTAGCATCCGCATAGTCCCCGACTCCGCGACACGTGTGGCGGCGCTCCGCTCCGGCCAGGTTCACCTGACCGCGCGCGGGTTTACGCCTCTTTCCCCCGGAGACAGGGACCTGGTCAGGGGCAGCGTTCCCACAATGAAGTTCTATCCCTCTCAGACGCCACTCGCGCCGACGTTGTTCATGAACGTACGGCGCCCGCCCTTCAGCGATCCGCGTGTGCGCCAGGCCGTCAGCCTGGCATTGGACCGGGACGCGGCTGTCAAGGTAATCGCGGAAGGCGAAGGCCAGATAGGCACTATCCTGTTCTACGCGGGATGGGGCGTCCCGCTCGACCAGATCAAGACTTGGCCGGGATTCCGTCCGCAAAAGGACCAGGATATCGCGGCGGCGAAGAAGCTCATGGCGGATGCCGGCTATCCCAACGGCTTTGACCTGGACCTCCTGTCCCGCACCAACCGGATCACGCGCATAGGCGCGACATTCATGACCGACCAGTTGCAGAAGGTCGGCATCCGCGCCCAGGTCAAGGTGCAGGAGGACGGCATCTTCTTCGATGCGGGCCGCAAGGGTATTCACCAGGCGATGGTATACACGCCCGCGTACAGCACACCCGACCCGGGATGGCTCGTCGCCAACTATCTGAGCCCCGGCGGCAGCCTGAACTTCTCCGGCAATGACAGCGACCAGCGCATCATTGACCTCAACAAGGCGCAGCTCAGCGCCGTTGACGAGAACGCGCGAAAGAAGATCATCGCCGAGACGGAGGAGTACGCGCTGCGTGAGCAGGTCATTCAGATACCCATGGTGTGGCCGTACACGTTCATCGCGGTCGCTCCGCAGGTGCGCGGCTATGTTCTGGGTGTGAACGACTACGTGAACAACGGGAACATATTCCAGCAGATGTGGCTGGACAAGTAGTCGGAACCCGGCGAGAGACTGTGTTTGGATCGCCTCGGCGGGGGACGTGTTCCCCCGCCGAGGCTTTGTAGCGCGGCGACGTAAGGTGGGAGATATGCTCCTCTGAACGCGGGTACAATAGGATACGAGAGCGTAAAGCATTGCAACGGCGTTGGGGCCATGCTTATTGACCTGCACGTCCATACATTGAAGAGCGCGGACAGCTCTTTGTCACCGGAGGAGATGGTCCGAGAGGCCAAGCGGATTGGACTGGACGGCGTATGCCTCACGGAGCATGGGGGAGGCTGGGACAGGCACGACTTCGAGCGGCTGGCGAGCCGTTACGATATGCTCCTCATCCCGGCCTTGGAAGTGGATACGGATATGGGGCACATCGCCGTCTTTGGCGCGGACGGTTACACGCCGGGCATGTCCAAGGCAAGGGACCTCCGGCGCATCGTGGATGCGTCGGGCGGGTTCATGGTGGTTACGCACCCCTTCCGTCGCATGTTCGACAGGACGGCGGGACGGAACTTCCTCTTCCCCGACGCCGACGGCCAGACGATGACCGCCCGGCAGGCCGCGGAGCACCCGGTCTTTCAGCTCGTGGACGACGTTGAAGTAGGGAACGGCGCGAACACGCTGCGGGAGAACGACCTTGCGCGTGAGGTGGCGGACGCGCTGGGCAAGAGAGGCACGGGCGGCAGCGACGCTCATTCCACGCACGGGCTTGGCTGCTTTGTGACGTCCTTCGAGCGCAATGTCCGCTGCGTCGCGGAGCTCGTCGAGGAGCTGCGCGCGGGCCGCTACACGCCCGCGCAAGGTCTGTTGCAGGGGAAGCTGCGGCCTCTGACCACGGACGGCCACAAGGCTCTCGCGTAAGACCCCTTCTGTGACCACATTGCTCTCCCCTCAGGGCGGTTCCCTGGGCGATACCTACGTCGCCCTGGACCTGGAGACCACCGGCCTCTCGTCAGAGCGGGATGAGATCATTGAGGTCGGCGCTGTCCGCTACCAGGGAGGGCGGGAGGCCGCCACCCTCAGCACCCTGGTCAACCCTCGTCGCGCCATCCCCACGGGCGTGCGCGTGCTGACGGGCATACGGCAGGAGGATGTGGACGCCGCCCCGAACTTCGACGCAGTGGCGTCGAATCTGCAGGCGTTCATCGGGATGGCGCCCGTTGTGGGGCACAACGTCAGTTTTGACCTGGCGTTCCTCGCGCGGAAGGGGCTGCGGCCCTCCGGCCCCGCGTACGACACCCTCGACCTGGCCGCGCTTGTCATGCCTCGCCTGCCGGAATACTCGCTGGTCGCCCTGTCGCGGCGTCTGGATGCCGTCCACGACCGTCCGCACCGCGCCCTGTCCGACGCGCAGGCCA
The genomic region above belongs to Dehalococcoidia bacterium and contains:
- a CDS encoding ABC transporter substrate-binding protein, which produces MTTRRSIGVFLSVVAVAVMVFAACAPTAAPAPAAPAAPVAPVAPSAPTTAPRPTATIPSLPPTPAPPSAQPTPVPTRAAPSDQPKPGGRLILMASDNTATLDAQQEVGVTTYTITGPAYERLVQFDPRTGDKIVGDMAESWSVSSDGKVYTFKVRQGVKFHNGDPMTADDILFDLQRIIDPPAGVNSKAKPLLLPALDKIQKIDDSTVELRLKFPLAPTLAALTVDSSVIYSKKLVQAKGDMKTDIMGTGPFKMESYTPSVGAELVKFSDFYIKGMPYLDRISIRIVPDSATRVAALRSGQVHLTARGFTPLSPGDRDLVRGSVPTMKFYPSQTPLAPTLFMNVRRPPFSDPRVRQAVSLALDRDAAVKVIAEGEGQIGTILFYAGWGVPLDQIKTWPGFRPQKDQDIAAAKKLMADAGYPNGFDLDLLSRTNRITRIGATFMTDQLQKVGIRAQVKVQEDGIFFDAGRKGIHQAMVYTPAYSTPDPGWLVANYLSPGGSLNFSGNDSDQRIIDLNKAQLSAVDENARKKIIAETEEYALREQVIQIPMVWPYTFIAVAPQVRGYVLGVNDYVNNGNIFQQMWLDK
- a CDS encoding PHP domain-containing protein produces the protein MLIDLHVHTLKSADSSLSPEEMVREAKRIGLDGVCLTEHGGGWDRHDFERLASRYDMLLIPALEVDTDMGHIAVFGADGYTPGMSKARDLRRIVDASGGFMVVTHPFRRMFDRTAGRNFLFPDADGQTMTARQAAEHPVFQLVDDVEVGNGANTLRENDLAREVADALGKRGTGGSDAHSTHGLGCFVTSFERNVRCVAELVEELRAGRYTPAQGLLQGKLRPLTTDGHKALA